A part of Cupriavidus sp. D39 genomic DNA contains:
- a CDS encoding acyl-CoA dehydrogenase family protein, whose translation MHIDKRVAVPDPAAGPEVYRQHARNWLRGNLPDFMRADNPAYRTPTLEESRDWEAAMYQAGLAGMTWPKAYGGHGLTLREHLAVNKEIGALPMPESVSSIGKELAGPIIMTVGTEEQKQAFLPAILAMRDYWCQGFSEPDAGSDLARLRTKAVQEGDRWRINGQKIWTSGAAKAHYCLLLTRTGTVADKHRGLLMFAVPMNTPGIRVVPIKSIDGKQSFAEVFFDDVVVPDSARMGAPDEGWHAAIRVLSIERATNRMYRPWRFECELRHLVAACKSDAQMARLLDDGYTQRRLGDVACEIDALKGLVESTVERMMSGESIGARGSLTKLYWSECHQAFAGLALSLMSHVNPRSSAHAQRARKAFNQAYLFSRAETIYAGASEVQLDVIAQRILNLPKDL comes from the coding sequence ATGCATATCGACAAACGCGTAGCGGTCCCCGATCCGGCCGCTGGCCCCGAGGTTTACCGTCAACACGCCCGCAACTGGTTGCGCGGCAATCTGCCCGACTTCATGCGTGCTGATAACCCGGCCTATCGCACGCCCACGCTGGAAGAGTCGCGCGACTGGGAAGCGGCCATGTACCAGGCCGGCCTGGCTGGCATGACCTGGCCCAAGGCCTACGGTGGCCACGGCCTGACGTTGCGCGAGCACCTGGCCGTCAACAAGGAGATCGGCGCGCTGCCGATGCCCGAGAGCGTAAGCTCGATCGGCAAGGAACTGGCTGGCCCGATCATCATGACCGTGGGCACGGAAGAGCAGAAGCAGGCATTCCTGCCCGCCATCCTTGCCATGCGCGATTACTGGTGCCAGGGCTTCTCCGAGCCCGACGCCGGCTCCGATCTGGCGCGGCTGCGCACGAAGGCCGTGCAGGAGGGTGACCGGTGGCGCATCAACGGCCAGAAAATCTGGACCAGCGGTGCGGCCAAGGCCCACTATTGCCTCCTGTTGACCCGCACGGGCACCGTGGCCGACAAGCATCGCGGCCTGCTAATGTTTGCGGTGCCGATGAACACGCCAGGAATTCGCGTGGTGCCGATCAAGTCGATCGACGGCAAGCAGTCGTTCGCCGAGGTGTTCTTCGACGATGTGGTGGTGCCGGACAGCGCCCGCATGGGTGCGCCCGACGAAGGCTGGCATGCGGCAATCCGCGTGCTGTCGATCGAGCGCGCCACCAATCGCATGTACCGCCCGTGGCGTTTCGAATGCGAGCTGCGCCATCTGGTGGCGGCGTGCAAGTCCGATGCGCAAATGGCGCGGCTGCTCGACGATGGCTACACGCAGCGCCGCCTTGGCGATGTGGCCTGCGAGATCGACGCGCTAAAGGGTCTGGTCGAAAGCACGGTGGAACGCATGATGTCCGGCGAATCGATCGGCGCGCGCGGATCGCTCACCAAGCTGTACTGGTCGGAGTGCCACCAGGCGTTCGCCGGGCTTGCCTTGTCGCTGATGTCGCATGTGAACCCCCGCTCCAGCGCCCATGCGCAGCGCGCTCGCAAGGCCTTTAACCAGGCCTATCTTTTCTCGCGCGCCGAGACGATTTACGCGGGCGCATCCGAAGTGCAGCTCGACGTCATCGCGCAGCGCATTCTGAATCTGCCCAAGGATCTTTGA
- a CDS encoding acyl-CoA dehydrogenase family protein produces the protein MTTRDDDLRPEEFAQAACEAICDALARDAGEAVRVLAEAGLFGVCAAEDDGGLGLPINFALPIVHAAGKLQLRTPLPEQILLARALAGTPAAAELATGAKLATIAWQGDLHDGVASHARHVARCDWVLVNDGDGAALLEVASVKVLEDGALDPDSPQSWLELEGATVVARLDAAARKTLEHASCLLMAELANGAADGALELTAGYMATRVQFGRPLSAKQAVRHLLARMKLLQEASSVSVRRAMARNEFGQARSARPALAGAITNAAFVIEKAIHLHGGMGFTWEVPLHYSLREVRKLDAAFGAGVLARAVGQEFIQSV, from the coding sequence ATGACGACCCGAGACGATGATCTGCGGCCCGAGGAATTCGCCCAGGCTGCGTGCGAAGCCATTTGCGATGCGCTGGCGCGCGATGCGGGCGAGGCAGTCCGCGTGTTGGCCGAGGCGGGCCTGTTCGGTGTGTGTGCTGCCGAGGACGATGGCGGGCTGGGCTTGCCGATCAACTTTGCGCTGCCCATCGTCCATGCGGCGGGCAAGCTCCAGTTGCGCACGCCGCTGCCCGAACAGATCCTGCTGGCGCGCGCGCTGGCTGGCACGCCGGCCGCCGCCGAGCTTGCCACGGGCGCGAAGCTGGCCACCATCGCGTGGCAAGGCGATCTGCATGACGGCGTGGCTAGCCATGCGCGTCATGTCGCGCGCTGCGACTGGGTGCTGGTCAACGATGGCGATGGCGCGGCACTGCTGGAAGTAGCCAGCGTGAAAGTGCTGGAAGATGGCGCGCTGGATCCGGACAGCCCGCAGAGCTGGCTGGAGCTGGAAGGCGCCACCGTGGTTGCGCGACTCGATGCCGCTGCACGCAAGACGCTGGAGCATGCGTCGTGCCTGTTGATGGCGGAACTGGCCAATGGCGCGGCCGACGGCGCGCTGGAGCTGACCGCGGGCTATATGGCCACGCGTGTGCAATTCGGCCGGCCGCTGTCGGCCAAACAGGCCGTGCGTCATCTGCTGGCGCGCATGAAGCTGCTGCAGGAAGCGTCAAGTGTCTCGGTGCGCCGCGCCATGGCGCGCAACGAATTCGGGCAGGCGCGCAGTGCCCGCCCGGCGCTGGCCGGCGCCATCACCAATGCCGCGTTCGTGATCGAGAAAGCGATCCACCTGCATGGCGGGATGGGATTCACCTGGGAAGTACCGCTGCACTACTCCCTGCGGGAGGTGCGCAAGTTGGACGCGGCGTTCGGCGCAGGCGTGCTGGCGCGCGCGGTGGGACAGGAATTCATTCAGAGTGTTTGA
- a CDS encoding SDR family NAD(P)-dependent oxidoreductase, whose product MSMQQDLAGRVALVTGAGAGIGRATARLLAARGAIVAVNDLKEELVNDAVEDIRRAGGEAVPVVQNVSTREGITEAVRVAAAYRERFDILVNNAAWVRYQAVLEIMPETLDRMLDIGFKAVIWGIQAATEAMDPECGGVIVNVASTAALSSAPNSVAYSGIKSGILGITRAAAAELGARGIRVNAVCPSAVPTEGTQRNRNAERDARRVARTPMGRLGNVDDVAMGICFLASDEARFINAQALVVDGGITFTNL is encoded by the coding sequence ATGAGCATGCAACAGGATCTGGCTGGCCGCGTGGCGCTGGTCACCGGCGCGGGTGCCGGCATCGGACGCGCCACGGCGCGCCTTCTCGCCGCGCGGGGCGCGATCGTCGCCGTCAATGACCTCAAGGAGGAACTGGTCAACGACGCCGTGGAGGACATCCGCCGCGCCGGCGGCGAGGCCGTCCCCGTGGTGCAGAACGTATCGACCCGCGAAGGTATCACCGAGGCCGTGCGCGTAGCTGCGGCGTACCGCGAACGCTTCGATATTCTGGTCAACAATGCCGCATGGGTGCGCTACCAGGCGGTGCTCGAGATCATGCCAGAAACGCTCGACCGCATGCTCGACATCGGCTTCAAGGCGGTGATCTGGGGCATTCAGGCGGCTACCGAGGCGATGGATCCGGAATGCGGCGGCGTGATCGTCAACGTGGCTTCCACGGCCGCGCTGTCTTCGGCGCCGAATTCGGTCGCGTACTCGGGCATCAAGTCCGGCATTCTGGGTATCACGCGCGCTGCCGCCGCTGAACTGGGCGCGCGCGGTATCCGTGTCAATGCGGTCTGCCCGTCCGCGGTGCCGACCGAGGGCACGCAGCGCAACCGCAACGCCGAGCGCGACGCCCGCCGTGTAGCACGCACGCCGATGGGTCGCCTGGGCAATGTGGATGACGTGGCCATGGGTATCTGCTTTCTCGCCAGCGACGAAGCGCGCTTCATCAACGCGCAGGCATTGGTGGTGGACGGCGGCATCACTTTCACCAATCTCTGA
- a CDS encoding SDR family NAD(P)-dependent oxidoreductase translates to MPTVLITGAASGIGRAAAQRFARDGWRCVLVDRDAQGLATTMAGLVACPQGDHRALEVNLTDAQSIDTLAEHTGTLDALINNAGMSDRGNRPVVEQDGDAWCALLALNLDAPARLVEALSCRLAPSARIVSVASGAGLRAIPWRGAYSPSKAGLIALSRALARQRRDLSVTTLCPGFVRTELVDRLIETGHPNSEHAVAKIPLGRMAHPAEMAEALFFLAGLGAAPLSGLTLSVDGGSSVFGGSLAFAPAEIAPAPLDAPTNLQVVGAPAGDWASVGEIGPGYPAVLDVSPLAAAPGEWLRTVHGAARRFAQMYARQASLTLLLPPEDQDDWRAAGDAAAARMLVATLACEWGARALRVNALQIARPDTRTLAPLLRFMTGAGAQYLTGQVLPLPPMDAP, encoded by the coding sequence GTGCCCACGGTTCTCATCACCGGCGCCGCGTCGGGCATTGGCCGCGCCGCCGCGCAGCGCTTCGCGCGTGACGGCTGGCGATGCGTGCTGGTCGATCGCGATGCGCAGGGGCTGGCCACCACCATGGCCGGTTTGGTCGCCTGTCCGCAGGGCGACCACCGGGCACTGGAGGTCAATCTGACTGATGCGCAAAGCATCGATACGCTGGCGGAGCATACGGGCACGCTGGACGCGCTGATCAACAACGCGGGCATGTCGGACCGTGGCAATCGCCCCGTGGTGGAGCAGGACGGCGACGCGTGGTGCGCGCTGCTGGCGCTCAATCTCGATGCACCGGCGCGTCTGGTCGAGGCGCTCTCGTGTCGGCTGGCGCCCAGCGCGCGCATCGTCAGCGTAGCGTCCGGGGCCGGGTTGCGTGCCATCCCCTGGCGTGGCGCGTATAGCCCCAGCAAGGCAGGGCTGATTGCGTTGTCGCGCGCGTTGGCGCGTCAACGCCGCGACCTGTCCGTGACCACGCTGTGTCCGGGCTTCGTGCGTACGGAACTGGTCGACCGTCTTATCGAGACCGGCCACCCGAATTCGGAACACGCCGTGGCCAAGATTCCGCTGGGCCGTATGGCCCATCCCGCCGAGATGGCGGAGGCGCTGTTTTTTCTGGCGGGCCTTGGCGCGGCGCCGTTGTCGGGGTTGACGCTGTCCGTCGATGGCGGCTCTTCGGTGTTCGGCGGCAGCCTGGCCTTCGCGCCAGCGGAGATTGCCCCAGCGCCACTCGATGCGCCAACCAACTTGCAAGTGGTGGGCGCACCGGCCGGAGACTGGGCTTCGGTCGGGGAGATCGGTCCTGGCTATCCGGCGGTGCTCGATGTCTCGCCGCTAGCTGCCGCGCCCGGTGAATGGTTACGGACGGTACACGGGGCCGCGCGCCGATTCGCGCAAATGTACGCGCGGCAGGCCAGCCTGACGCTGCTGTTGCCGCCCGAAGATCAGGACGACTGGCGCGCCGCGGGTGACGCGGCGGCGGCACGCATGCTGGTGGCCACGCTGGCGTGCGAATGGGGTGCACGAGCACTGCGCGTGAATGCGCTGCAGATCGCGCGGCCCGATACACGCACGCTGGCGCCGCTGTTGCGCTTCATGACGGGCGCGGGCGCGCAGTACCTGACTGGGCAGGTACTACCGCTGCCGCCCATGGATGCGCCGTGA
- a CDS encoding porin has protein sequence METMNMKYKVAVPGLLSLVCALPASAQSSVMLYGVVDTGIEYANHQVDGGNSIARISSGNTAGSRWGLRGVEDLGNGQQAVFVLESGYDTDTGKSSQGGRLFGRMAYVGMQGRWGSLLLGRQQNELFDFIGAFDPMLLAPRYSILNQDIAFVSRADNTVKYTGTFGGLTASAMYSFGAESSTVNGSEVPGNAKLGREYGFRLSYSSGPIGIGAAYDEVNTGTTTTNPDARTRRAVLAGTYDFNPVKAFVGYRWARAYDGALLPGAIAGAGNQGSNLWWTGLIWQASPAIALSAAAYYQDFRNTGNDPWLFAGNARYAFSKRTNAYLSVGYTRNKGSANLGLSSGVGGFGYTPPGTNQLGAVVGIRHVF, from the coding sequence ATGGAGACGATGAATATGAAGTACAAGGTGGCTGTGCCTGGTTTGCTGTCGCTGGTGTGCGCATTGCCAGCCAGCGCGCAAAGCAGTGTCATGCTCTACGGGGTGGTCGATACCGGCATCGAATATGCCAATCATCAGGTGGACGGTGGCAATTCCATCGCCCGGATTTCTTCGGGCAACACCGCGGGATCGCGCTGGGGCTTGCGCGGCGTGGAGGATCTGGGCAACGGGCAACAGGCCGTGTTCGTACTCGAAAGCGGTTATGACACCGATACCGGAAAATCCTCGCAAGGTGGCCGGCTGTTCGGCCGGATGGCATACGTGGGCATGCAGGGACGATGGGGCAGCCTGTTGCTAGGGCGGCAGCAGAACGAACTGTTCGACTTCATCGGCGCATTTGATCCGATGCTGCTCGCGCCCAGGTACTCGATCCTCAATCAAGACATTGCGTTCGTGTCGCGCGCGGACAATACCGTCAAATACACAGGAACGTTCGGCGGGTTGACGGCCTCGGCCATGTACAGCTTTGGCGCGGAGAGCAGTACGGTCAACGGCAGCGAAGTGCCTGGCAACGCGAAGCTTGGTCGCGAGTATGGCTTTCGCCTGAGCTACAGCAGCGGTCCAATCGGCATCGGCGCCGCGTACGACGAGGTCAATACCGGCACGACCACGACCAATCCCGACGCTAGGACGCGCCGCGCCGTGCTGGCCGGCACCTACGATTTCAATCCGGTCAAGGCGTTCGTCGGCTATCGCTGGGCCCGGGCGTACGACGGTGCCTTGCTGCCAGGCGCCATCGCCGGCGCGGGCAATCAGGGGTCGAACCTGTGGTGGACGGGGTTGATTTGGCAGGCATCGCCGGCCATTGCCCTGAGCGCGGCCGCGTACTATCAGGATTTCCGCAATACCGGCAATGATCCCTGGCTCTTTGCCGGCAATGCCAGATACGCGTTCTCGAAGCGCACCAATGCGTACCTGAGCGTGGGCTACACCAGGAACAAGGGTAGCGCCAATCTGGGTCTCAGCTCCGGCGTGGGTGGCTTCGGCTATACCCCGCCGGGCACCAATCAGCTCGGCGCGGTGGTCGGGATCAGACACGTGTTCTGA
- a CDS encoding nuclear transport factor 2 family protein — protein MTTPDLDALSATIRQLLDREAIRECLYRYCRGIDRCDEAALRSAYWEDGTDSHGPYSGSAAGFIEWVLDRLKTSERSIHFISNLSITLHGNWAAVESYFQALQRKTDETMVSREVFLAGRYVDRFEKRGGEWRIARRVVVYDWIRPLGAPQGPEAKQFGPRQPIGARYPEDPVYALLRGDE, from the coding sequence ATGACGACACCCGATCTCGACGCCCTATCCGCAACAATCCGGCAACTGCTTGATCGCGAAGCCATCCGCGAATGCCTGTATCGCTACTGCCGGGGTATCGACCGCTGTGATGAGGCGGCATTGCGCAGCGCGTACTGGGAAGACGGCACCGACTCGCACGGCCCCTACTCTGGCAGCGCCGCCGGCTTCATCGAGTGGGTGCTTGACCGGCTGAAGACCAGCGAGCGGTCGATCCATTTCATCTCCAACTTGTCGATCACGCTGCATGGCAACTGGGCGGCGGTGGAGTCATATTTCCAGGCACTGCAGCGCAAAACCGATGAAACGATGGTATCGCGCGAAGTGTTCCTGGCCGGGCGCTATGTCGACCGCTTCGAGAAGCGTGGCGGCGAATGGCGCATCGCGCGGCGCGTGGTGGTCTATGACTGGATCCGCCCGCTCGGTGCACCGCAAGGGCCGGAAGCCAAGCAATTCGGCCCGCGCCAGCCCATTGGCGCGCGCTATCCAGAGGATCCGGTCTATGCATTGCTGCGCGGTGATGAATAA
- a CDS encoding MFS transporter: MIPQRKLEVQAFIDEQRFSGFHIRLFLLCFLIISLDGLDTGAMGYLVPSLIKDWDVSRAALGPVLSATLVGIGIGAMLVSPVADRIGRKRVLIGSVFVFGAFTVAAAFTTSLEMLMVMRFLTGIGLGAAVPNTVTLMAEYVPTRIRGTVVNSMLMGFALGNAMGGLMTAWLIPHFGWRSVLIVGGVLPVLLSLILIRRLPESVKFLVANQRGRQEAVGILRRIAPAAKLDDVALVCEEDLAHGRKSPISELFGKRYAVGTSMLWLCYFMCMMILYLVNNWLPTLFTVSGFSLHDSTITATLFHIGGCAGILLAGLLTDRFPPTRVVAAYFLVAAGIALVIDHHVSQGSGLTVLIIIMGVAVSGASASMSPLAAHYYPTTSRVTGVAWMLGMGRFGGVAGTLGGAMLLGIGWDFGAIFSLLAIPAVIAALSLLVLGRNEAQQEQKECVGSPVAEH; encoded by the coding sequence ATGATCCCGCAACGCAAGCTGGAAGTTCAAGCCTTCATCGACGAGCAGCGGTTTTCGGGATTTCACATCCGGCTGTTCCTGCTCTGCTTTCTGATCATCAGCCTGGATGGCCTGGACACCGGCGCGATGGGCTATCTGGTGCCGTCGCTGATCAAGGACTGGGACGTGTCGCGCGCCGCGCTGGGGCCTGTGCTGAGCGCCACGCTGGTCGGCATCGGTATCGGCGCCATGCTGGTCAGCCCGGTGGCGGACCGCATTGGCCGCAAGCGCGTATTGATCGGCTCGGTCTTCGTGTTCGGTGCATTCACGGTGGCAGCGGCTTTTACCACGTCGCTGGAAATGCTGATGGTCATGCGCTTCCTGACCGGCATTGGCCTTGGCGCCGCAGTGCCCAACACCGTGACGCTGATGGCGGAGTACGTGCCGACCCGCATCCGCGGCACCGTGGTCAATTCCATGCTAATGGGCTTTGCGCTTGGCAATGCCATGGGCGGCCTGATGACCGCATGGCTGATTCCACACTTTGGCTGGCGCTCGGTATTGATCGTTGGCGGTGTGTTGCCCGTCTTGCTGAGCCTGATCCTGATCCGGAGGCTGCCGGAGTCGGTGAAATTTCTCGTGGCCAACCAGCGTGGACGCCAGGAAGCCGTAGGTATCCTCCGCCGCATCGCGCCAGCCGCCAAACTCGACGATGTGGCGCTCGTCTGCGAGGAAGACCTCGCCCACGGCCGCAAGTCGCCGATTTCGGAGCTCTTCGGCAAGCGCTATGCCGTTGGCACGTCGATGCTGTGGCTCTGCTACTTCATGTGCATGATGATCCTGTACCTCGTGAACAACTGGCTTCCCACCCTGTTCACGGTGTCAGGCTTCTCGCTCCATGATTCGACGATTACCGCCACGCTGTTCCACATCGGTGGCTGCGCCGGCATCCTACTGGCCGGCCTACTGACCGATCGGTTCCCGCCCACCCGCGTCGTGGCCGCGTACTTCCTGGTGGCCGCCGGCATCGCGCTGGTGATAGACCATCACGTGTCGCAAGGCAGCGGGCTGACCGTGCTGATCATCATCATGGGCGTGGCAGTGTCCGGCGCTTCGGCGTCCATGTCGCCGCTGGCCGCGCACTACTACCCGACCACCAGTCGCGTCACCGGCGTGGCTTGGATGCTGGGCATGGGCCGCTTCGGCGGCGTGGCCGGCACCCTGGGCGGCGCCATGCTTCTGGGCATCGGCTGGGACTTCGGCGCGATCTTTAGCCTGCTGGCCATTCCCGCGGTCATCGCCGCGCTGTCGCTGCTGGTGCTGGGCCGCAATGAAGCGCAGCAAGAGCAGAAAGAATGCGTGGGATCGCCAGTGGCCGAGCACTGA